In a single window of the Hydrogenobaculum sp. 3684 genome:
- the recR gene encoding recombination mediator RecR has protein sequence MAFEDFIPRSLLKALEDIKHIPGYGEKNASRFVYGFLKLDKIKKEDVVKSLENLFSITTCKECNILTDQEICAICSNPKRSKKYIAVVEESQDAYKIEKLERFKGVYHILGGRISPLEGIAPEDLSIELLKERIRKYNPKEIIIATNPNPEGEATANYLIKVLKQYNVKITRIATAIQFGTLIEYVDDLSLEESIEKRE, from the coding sequence TTGGCCTTTGAAGACTTTATACCAAGAAGCCTCTTAAAAGCTTTGGAAGACATAAAACATATACCTGGGTATGGTGAGAAAAACGCTTCAAGGTTTGTATATGGCTTTTTAAAGCTTGATAAAATCAAAAAAGAAGATGTTGTAAAGAGCTTAGAAAATCTTTTTTCTATAACTACATGTAAAGAGTGTAACATACTTACAGACCAAGAGATATGTGCTATATGTTCTAATCCAAAAAGAAGCAAAAAGTATATAGCTGTAGTAGAAGAGTCTCAAGATGCCTACAAAATAGAAAAATTGGAGCGTTTTAAAGGTGTTTATCACATTTTAGGTGGTCGTATAAGTCCACTGGAGGGTATAGCACCAGAAGATTTGAGTATAGAGCTTTTAAAAGAAAGAATAAGAAAATACAATCCGAAGGAGATAATAATAGCTACAAATCCAAACCCTGAAGGCGAAGCTACCGCCAATTATCTTATAAAAGTATTAAAACAATACAATGTAAAGATAACCCGCATAGCCACAGCTATTCAATTTGGCACTCTAATAGAGTATGTGGACGATCTATCTTTGGAAGAAAGCATAGAAAAAAGGGAATAG
- a CDS encoding type IV pilus twitching motility protein PilT, translating to MQLDIGTLTEILVKNRGSDIHIVAGSKPAIRVDGKIRFLEEYDTLTPDDTQMLAYGIMLEKYKKVFEEKNAVDFSIGIHSLGRFRVNVFRQRDSISMVLRYLSSDIKDITKLGLEAKVLELTKRSMGLVLVTGPTGSGKSTTLASMIQYILDNEPAHVITVEDPIEYLFKHSKGIVNQRELGQDVPSFSDALRSALREDPDVILIGEMRDRETIEMALRAAETGHLVFGTLHTNTAISTINRIVDVFSAEEKDQIRTQLSISLQGIISQRLLPKIGGGRVLAYELLIPNAGIRNLIKENKLPQIYALMQSGQAQTGMQTMNQHLRKLYGMGLITKEDALKYSPDPKELARLMGVAYEEI from the coding sequence ATGCAGCTTGACATAGGAACGTTAACGGAGATACTTGTAAAAAATAGAGGAAGCGATATCCATATAGTAGCAGGCTCTAAACCTGCCATAAGAGTGGATGGCAAAATAAGGTTTTTAGAAGAATACGATACATTAACACCTGACGATACGCAAATGCTGGCATACGGCATTATGCTTGAAAAATATAAAAAAGTATTTGAAGAAAAAAATGCGGTAGATTTTTCTATCGGAATACACAGTTTAGGCAGATTTCGTGTAAACGTGTTTAGACAAAGAGACTCCATAAGCATGGTTTTAAGATACTTATCCAGCGATATAAAAGATATTACAAAATTAGGATTAGAAGCAAAGGTATTAGAGCTTACAAAAAGGAGTATGGGACTTGTTTTAGTAACAGGTCCAACCGGCAGTGGTAAATCAACGACCTTAGCATCGATGATACAATATATACTTGACAACGAACCAGCACATGTTATAACAGTGGAAGACCCCATAGAATACCTTTTCAAACACAGCAAAGGCATAGTAAACCAACGCGAGTTAGGGCAAGACGTGCCAAGTTTTTCCGATGCTTTAAGAAGCGCTTTAAGAGAAGACCCAGACGTAATATTAATAGGTGAAATGAGAGATAGAGAAACTATAGAAATGGCTTTAAGAGCAGCTGAAACCGGACACTTGGTATTTGGAACGCTTCATACAAATACAGCTATATCCACTATAAACAGAATTGTAGATGTATTTAGCGCTGAAGAAAAGGATCAAATAAGGACGCAGCTCTCTATCTCTTTACAAGGTATCATATCTCAAAGGCTTTTGCCTAAAATAGGCGGGGGCAGAGTGTTAGCTTACGAGCTTTTAATACCAAACGCAGGTATAAGAAACTTAATAAAAGAAAATAAGCTACCACAAATTTATGCATTGATGCAATCAGGTCAAGCTCAAACAGGTATGCAAACTATGAACCAACACTTAAGAAAACTATACGGTATGGGGCTTATAACAAAAGAAGATGCTCTAAAATACAGTCCAGATCCAAAAGAATTGGCAAGGTTAATGGGTGTAGCTTACGAAGAGATATAA
- a CDS encoding GspE/PulE family protein: MPDIERNLRFLKFLQNEGLIDDNTVKELKDLDIDIVSYLVETKKITEQDLLNAYSKMFKLVDKDGSVVNIDKIDKNLLNLFPQDFIVKNKIIPISMSDNSVTVATYMPYIDENQIKYITKKPNVITWYTTPSKIKNIIENLFHSGSIDLNAEEVYIEAQQEYNINIEKLVEQSSESAIVKLADSILYRAVKDGASDIHIEPQEKEIVLRFRIDGMLKKIDTYPTNIKDPLVSRFKILANLDISERRKPQDGIIKIRISNKKVQLRVSTLPTIFGEKLVMRVQFPDEFSALKLETLGFEEDEVKKLKQTYTKPYGIILVVGPTGSGKTTTLYSILQDLNKEDVNIVTAEDPVEINIPGLNQVQIDEKVGRTFEAVLRSFLRQDPDIMLVGEIRDAITAEIAIKSSLTGHLVLSTLHVNDAPSTVARLIDMGIEPFLISSSLLAVSAQRLVRKLCPHCKIPYEPTKEEREYYGITADVIYKPNKQGCEYCNHLGYKGRTVIAELMFADNEIREAINQRKTTEEIREIAIKKGMKTLFQSGIIKVNKGITSLEEVLRVSIQD, encoded by the coding sequence ATGCCGGATATAGAGAGGAACTTAAGGTTTTTAAAATTTTTACAAAATGAAGGGCTCATAGATGACAATACGGTAAAAGAGTTAAAAGACCTCGATATAGACATAGTAAGTTATCTTGTAGAAACTAAAAAAATAACTGAGCAAGATCTTCTTAACGCGTATTCAAAAATGTTTAAACTTGTAGATAAAGATGGTAGTGTAGTAAATATAGATAAAATAGATAAAAATCTTTTAAACTTATTTCCTCAAGATTTTATAGTAAAAAATAAAATAATACCTATTTCTATGTCTGATAATAGCGTTACAGTTGCTACATACATGCCATATATAGATGAAAATCAAATAAAGTACATTACCAAAAAGCCAAATGTAATAACCTGGTATACAACGCCGTCAAAAATAAAAAATATTATAGAGAATCTCTTTCATTCTGGATCTATAGACTTAAACGCAGAAGAAGTATATATAGAAGCACAACAAGAATACAATATCAATATAGAAAAATTAGTAGAACAATCAAGCGAAAGTGCAATTGTAAAGTTGGCTGATTCTATACTCTATAGAGCTGTTAAAGACGGTGCTTCTGATATACATATAGAGCCTCAGGAAAAAGAAATTGTTCTAAGATTTAGAATAGATGGAATGCTAAAAAAAATAGACACTTACCCAACAAATATAAAAGACCCGCTCGTATCTAGGTTTAAAATATTGGCAAACCTTGATATATCAGAAAGGAGAAAGCCCCAAGACGGAATCATAAAAATAAGGATATCAAACAAAAAGGTGCAACTAAGAGTATCAACGCTTCCTACAATATTTGGTGAAAAATTAGTCATGAGAGTGCAGTTTCCCGATGAGTTTTCAGCTTTAAAACTAGAAACGCTTGGATTTGAAGAAGATGAAGTGAAAAAACTAAAGCAAACTTACACTAAACCTTATGGGATAATACTAGTGGTAGGACCCACAGGTAGCGGAAAAACTACAACGCTTTATTCAATACTACAAGACTTAAACAAAGAAGATGTAAACATAGTAACCGCCGAAGACCCCGTAGAAATAAATATACCAGGGCTTAATCAAGTTCAAATAGATGAAAAAGTAGGAAGGACTTTTGAAGCGGTTTTAAGATCGTTTTTGAGGCAAGACCCAGATATTATGCTTGTAGGTGAAATAAGAGATGCCATAACAGCTGAAATAGCTATAAAATCCTCTCTTACTGGGCACTTAGTCTTATCAACGCTTCATGTAAACGATGCACCAAGCACAGTGGCGAGGCTTATAGATATGGGAATAGAACCATTTTTAATATCATCTTCACTTTTGGCAGTATCTGCTCAAAGGCTTGTTAGAAAGTTATGTCCACACTGCAAAATACCATATGAGCCCACAAAAGAAGAAAGAGAATATTATGGCATCACTGCTGATGTAATATATAAACCAAACAAACAAGGTTGTGAATACTGCAACCACTTAGGTTATAAAGGAAGAACTGTAATAGCAGAACTAATGTTTGCAGATAACGAAATAAGAGAGGCTATAAACCAAAGAAAAACCACAGAAGAAATAAGAGAAATAGCTATTAAAAAAGGTATGAAAACCTTGTTTCAGTCTGGTATAATAAAAGTAAACAAAGGAATTACATCTTTAGAAGAGGTGTTAAGAGTGTCTATACAAGATTAA